One Planctomycetota bacterium genomic region harbors:
- a CDS encoding SRPBCC family protein, with product MPVRYEHAEPVDASPAAAFALIDDLPRAAEWLPPCVSLTNVTGPPNNVGDKLHYVFKQGGKQQEMGGQIVERVENEKLVNRYEDKAFAVVVDLRVSPDGANAITHHAIEITPKTFMGKLFTPLIKMGLKKQTRDAATNLKRLLEAA from the coding sequence ATGCCCGTCCGCTACGAACACGCCGAGCCGGTCGACGCTTCGCCTGCCGCCGCGTTTGCGCTGATCGACGACCTGCCCCGCGCGGCCGAGTGGCTCCCGCCGTGCGTTTCGCTCACCAACGTCACCGGCCCGCCGAACAACGTCGGCGACAAACTCCACTACGTCTTCAAGCAAGGCGGCAAGCAACAGGAGATGGGCGGCCAGATCGTCGAGCGCGTCGAGAACGAGAAGCTCGTCAACCGCTACGAGGACAAGGCGTTCGCCGTCGTCGTCGACCTCCGCGTCAGCCCCGACGGCGCGAACGCCATCACGCACCACGCAATCGAGATCACGCCCAAAACGTTCATGGGCAAGCTGTTCACGCCGCTGATCAAAATGGGTTTGAAGAAACAGACCCGCGACGCCGCGACAAACCTGAAGCGGCTGCTGGAGGCTGCCTAA
- a CDS encoding DUF4058 family protein has translation MASSAQYNAMMPIHDWTRVSAGEFHAFHTGWLVSMQRSLNNGLLPDTIYALAEQHAGEMHADVLTLERPEPDGSIGDSEHGGTLVLDRPPQTSVKATIAREPMLEARRRSLAIRHVSGNRLVALVEVVSPANKDRSSAVERFIDKCVSAVQAGVHLVVIDLFPPRGEGTGGLGAAVWREIGGEPDLTDPATSLTQVAVRVGSEVLGIGCEVFAEHVQVGVPMPDLPLFYAAEWYVNLPLERTYNEAFDGVPRHLRRQLGFQTSD, from the coding sequence GTGGCGAGCTCGGCCCAGTACAATGCAATGATGCCAATCCATGACTGGACACGGGTGAGTGCGGGCGAGTTCCATGCCTTTCACACCGGCTGGCTTGTCAGCATGCAGCGTTCGCTCAACAACGGCTTGCTGCCCGACACCATTTACGCGTTGGCGGAGCAGCATGCCGGCGAAATGCACGCTGACGTGCTGACGCTTGAACGACCCGAGCCGGACGGGTCGATCGGGGACTCCGAACACGGCGGAACACTCGTACTTGACCGTCCACCCCAGACCTCCGTGAAGGCCACCATCGCGCGTGAGCCCATGCTCGAAGCGCGTCGACGCTCTCTTGCGATTCGCCATGTCAGCGGCAACCGGCTTGTTGCATTGGTCGAGGTCGTGTCGCCAGCGAACAAGGATCGCTCGTCGGCCGTCGAGCGGTTCATCGACAAGTGCGTGTCGGCCGTGCAAGCCGGAGTGCATCTCGTAGTGATCGATCTCTTTCCGCCGCGTGGCGAAGGAACGGGAGGACTTGGCGCAGCGGTGTGGCGTGAGATCGGTGGAGAACCTGATCTGACAGACCCCGCGACATCGCTCACGCAGGTGGCTGTCCGGGTCGGCTCGGAAGTCTTGGGCATCGGATGCGAGGTGTTCGCCGAGCATGTTCAAGTGGGTGTACCCATGCCTGATTTGCCACTGTTCTATGCCGCGGAGTGGTATGTCAATCTTCCGCTCGAGCGGACTTACAACGAAGCGTTTGATGGGGTGCCTCGCCACCTTCGGCGACAACTAGGCTTTCAAACAAGCGACTGA
- the thiC gene encoding phosphomethylpyrimidine synthase ThiC has protein sequence MLNRAALKKAAVMSTPDSKNVQLEFPWTLPAIGGNPGDESATTPGSFANTPDLGGPLSFSSPDTPGMPEPSGKTAWDFLPEGWSTEVEYGCQECGRDEPLTLELLGEWRKNAGDAKQIQVPFWQADGGSRTVVCPIDFVPVTQLEHARLGIITEQMRRVAEREPHLTAAQVRDEIAAGRLVIPANRKHLGYKLDPMAIGRSTKTKINANMGASPVSSGTDEEVEKLHWAERWGADTVMDLSTGGDLDATRQAIIENSTTPIGTVPIYSMIIGRKIEDLDEAIILDTVRHQAEQGVDYFTIHAGILREHLKFAKDRLIGLVSRGGSLLAKWMLHHEKQNPMNTSWEAICDVMREYDVTFSIGDGCRPGGLADATDNLQLLELAEIGKLTERAWRRGVQVMVEGPGHVPFDQIEYNMKLQRSLCHGAPFYVLGPLVTDIFPGYDHITSCIGATAAAYHGASMLCYVTPKEHLGLPKKDDVKQGCIAYKIAAHAADVALGIPSTRDRDDELTKARAALNWQKHFDLSFDPDTARAYHDEDLDVDTDFCAMCGHDWCSVRISKEIQDWASGKAEGFEREKVMRSAALTDEQKAILEQRGVLSPEEIHKLATKTKKAVDTDDHGKAACHSDYVDADEAKAKQKLVQLNKAPAMNIPSEDRVI, from the coding sequence GTGCTCAACCGCGCCGCTTTGAAGAAAGCCGCCGTGATGAGCACGCCCGATTCCAAGAACGTTCAGTTGGAGTTCCCCTGGACCCTGCCCGCCATCGGCGGCAACCCCGGTGACGAATCCGCCACCACGCCCGGCTCCTTCGCCAACACCCCCGACCTCGGCGGCCCGCTGTCCTTCAGCAGCCCCGACACCCCCGGCATGCCCGAGCCGTCCGGCAAGACGGCGTGGGACTTCCTGCCGGAGGGGTGGTCGACCGAGGTTGAGTACGGCTGTCAAGAATGCGGTCGTGATGAACCACTCACTCTCGAGTTACTTGGCGAATGGCGAAAGAACGCCGGTGATGCGAAGCAGATTCAGGTTCCGTTTTGGCAAGCAGACGGTGGTTCCCGAACAGTCGTCTGCCCAATCGACTTCGTTCCGGTCACCCAACTCGAACACGCTCGCCTCGGCATCATCACCGAGCAGATGCGGCGCGTCGCCGAGCGCGAGCCGCACCTGACCGCGGCGCAGGTCCGCGACGAGATCGCCGCCGGCCGACTCGTCATCCCCGCCAACCGCAAGCATCTCGGGTACAAGCTGGACCCCATGGCCATCGGCCGGTCGACCAAGACCAAGATCAACGCCAACATGGGCGCGTCCCCCGTCTCCTCCGGCACCGACGAGGAAGTCGAAAAGCTCCACTGGGCCGAACGCTGGGGCGCGGACACCGTGATGGACCTCTCCACCGGCGGCGACCTCGACGCCACCCGCCAGGCCATCATCGAGAACTCCACCACGCCCATCGGCACGGTGCCGATCTACTCGATGATCATCGGCCGCAAGATCGAAGACCTCGACGAAGCGATCATCCTCGACACCGTCCGCCACCAGGCCGAGCAGGGCGTCGACTACTTCACGATCCACGCCGGCATTCTGCGCGAGCACCTCAAGTTCGCGAAGGACCGCCTGATCGGCCTCGTCTCGCGCGGCGGCAGCCTGCTCGCCAAGTGGATGCTCCACCACGAGAAGCAGAACCCGATGAACACGTCTTGGGAGGCGATCTGCGACGTGATGCGCGAGTACGACGTAACCTTCAGCATCGGCGACGGCTGCCGGCCCGGCGGACTCGCCGACGCGACCGACAACCTGCAACTGCTCGAGCTCGCCGAGATCGGCAAGCTCACCGAACGCGCGTGGCGCCGCGGCGTGCAGGTCATGGTCGAAGGCCCCGGCCACGTGCCGTTCGACCAGATCGAGTACAACATGAAGCTCCAGCGGTCGCTGTGTCACGGCGCGCCGTTCTACGTGCTGGGCCCGCTGGTCACCGACATCTTCCCGGGCTACGACCACATCACCAGCTGCATCGGCGCGACCGCCGCCGCCTACCACGGCGCGAGCATGCTCTGCTACGTCACGCCCAAGGAGCACCTGGGCTTGCCGAAGAAGGACGACGTGAAGCAGGGCTGCATCGCCTACAAGATCGCCGCCCACGCCGCCGACGTCGCACTCGGCATTCCCAGCACCCGCGACCGTGACGACGAGCTGACCAAGGCCCGCGCCGCGCTCAACTGGCAGAAGCACTTCGACCTCTCCTTCGACCCCGACACCGCGCGGGCCTACCACGACGAAGACCTCGACGTCGACACCGACTTCTGCGCCATGTGCGGCCACGACTGGTGCAGCGTCCGCATCAGCAAGGAGATCCAGGATTGGGCCAGCGGCAAAGCCGAAGGCTTCGAGCGCGAAAAAGTCATGCGCTCCGCCGCCCTCACCGACGAGCAAAAAGCCATCCTCGAACAACGCGGCGTCCTGAGCCCCGAGGAGATCCACAAGCTCGCCACCAAAACCAAGAAGGCCGTGGACACCGACGACCACGGCAAAGCCGCCTGCCACAGCGACTACGTCGACGCCGACGAAGCCAAGGCGAAGCAGAAGCTCGTGCAGCTGAATAAAGCCCCGGCCATGAACATCCCGAGTGAGGACCGGGTGATCTAG
- the xerC gene encoding tyrosine recombinase XerC, which translates to MYDDIRDITDNGSFAQPSTDTQDFSERGGSPNHGDRVTATNDKPDTARAETPQEKQVSDLAREFLDHLKLERHFSDYTVRSYGADLTQFCQFLMGEIGRSFSSIDREADARPIDVKLVDVEADVVREFLAYLAAQNYTKSTTARKLATLRSFYKFLIRRGRVETSPMNAIRTPKQDKRLPKCLTLEQIQLLLDAPGDADILSLRDKAMLEVLYSSGIRVSELVDLTLSDIDLEEGILRVIGKGRKERLTPIGSQAIGAIRRYLQNRQLDSRIDPPGPDQKVFLNKHGDPLSTRSVRRKLDKYLAQVGLDPGISPHTLRHSFATHLLNNGADLRAVQELLGHQSLSTTQVYTHLTTTRVKDVYDDAHPRARTDGINGYAMPKAS; encoded by the coding sequence ATGTACGACGACATTCGCGATATCACCGACAACGGCTCCTTCGCCCAGCCCTCCACCGACACGCAAGACTTCTCCGAGCGCGGCGGCAGCCCCAATCACGGCGACCGGGTCACGGCGACCAACGACAAACCTGACACGGCCCGCGCCGAAACTCCGCAGGAAAAGCAGGTCTCGGACCTGGCCCGCGAGTTCCTCGACCACCTCAAGCTCGAACGGCACTTCTCCGACTACACCGTCCGTAGTTACGGCGCGGACCTGACACAGTTCTGTCAGTTCCTCATGGGCGAGATCGGTCGGAGCTTCAGTAGCATCGACCGTGAGGCCGACGCCCGGCCGATCGACGTGAAGCTCGTCGATGTCGAAGCCGACGTCGTGCGTGAGTTCCTCGCCTACCTCGCCGCCCAGAACTACACCAAGAGCACCACCGCCCGGAAGCTGGCGACGCTGCGGAGTTTCTACAAGTTCCTCATCCGTCGGGGCCGCGTCGAAACCTCGCCGATGAACGCCATCCGCACGCCCAAGCAGGACAAGCGCCTGCCCAAGTGCCTGACGCTCGAACAGATCCAACTCCTGCTCGACGCCCCCGGCGATGCGGACATCCTCTCGCTCCGCGACAAGGCCATGCTGGAAGTGCTCTACTCCAGCGGCATCCGTGTCAGCGAACTCGTCGACCTCACGCTTAGCGATATCGACCTTGAAGAGGGCATTCTCCGTGTCATCGGTAAGGGCCGAAAGGAACGCCTCACGCCCATCGGCTCACAGGCCATCGGTGCGATCCGTCGCTACCTGCAGAACCGCCAGCTCGACAGCCGCATCGACCCGCCCGGCCCGGACCAGAAGGTCTTCCTCAACAAGCACGGCGATCCGCTGAGCACCCGCAGCGTCCGTCGCAAGCTCGACAAGTACCTTGCCCAGGTCGGCCTCGATCCCGGCATCAGCCCGCACACGCTGCGTCACAGCTTCGCCACGCACCTGCTCAATAACGGTGCCGACCTCCGCGCGGTTCAGGAACTGCTCGGCCACCAATCACTGTCGACGACGCAGGTCTACACCCACCTGACCACCACCCGTGTCAAGGATGTCTACGACGACGCTCACCCGCGGGCCCGCACCGACGGCATCAACGGTTACGCGATGCCAAAGGCGTCCTAG
- a CDS encoding DUF4190 domain-containing protein: MNDPNTDNTDGQNDGIAGLAKMSTTAGLGHEYRAVSAVAVTALSVAVVGLSALLVDALLILPVLALVLGVVALVRIRQSGGTLTGVGVSGAALAIGGLVLVVAGSSVFGRWSQQRGDTARIEETIGELRSALTRDDYATAYTHTAPRFRDRFPASFFSNVFDGMQGEFGNLTDLQTTGLIRFDESEQGIRYAQTQLIFTVENREDPLRHNAIFTSEAGGTWQLSSLQDVFE, translated from the coding sequence ATGAACGATCCCAACACCGACAACACGGACGGCCAGAACGACGGCATCGCCGGGCTCGCGAAGATGAGCACCACCGCAGGCCTCGGCCACGAGTACCGCGCGGTGTCCGCCGTCGCCGTGACGGCACTGTCGGTCGCGGTGGTGGGGCTGTCGGCGTTGCTTGTCGATGCGCTTTTGATCCTGCCGGTGCTTGCGTTGGTGCTCGGCGTCGTGGCGTTGGTGCGGATCAGGCAAAGCGGCGGGACGCTCACCGGCGTCGGCGTGTCCGGGGCCGCGCTCGCGATCGGCGGACTCGTGCTCGTCGTGGCCGGATCGTCGGTGTTCGGCCGTTGGTCCCAACAGCGTGGCGACACGGCCCGCATCGAGGAAACCATCGGTGAACTCCGGTCAGCCCTGACCCGCGACGACTACGCCACCGCCTACACGCACACCGCGCCCCGCTTCCGAGATCGCTTTCCGGCGTCCTTCTTCTCCAACGTGTTCGACGGCATGCAGGGTGAGTTCGGCAACCTGACCGACTTACAGACCACGGGCCTGATCCGCTTCGACGAGTCGGAGCAGGGCATCCGCTATGCCCAGACGCAGTTGATCTTCACCGTCGAGAACCGCGAAGACCCACTTCGGCACAACGCGATCTTCACCAGCGAAGCGGGCGGGACCTGGCAGCTTTCGTCGCTGCAGGATGTGTTCGAATAA
- a CDS encoding MFS transporter, whose protein sequence is MLRRDDSPTSWPQRLSQLVAFSPARQPYMVRRNYRHEIKSAFTFPLAMAMAEGAFAGVVAGKYFDASQLLLAVITAAPMFGNIVALFWGQVAEGRRKVPVINALQLGVALAVGAVGLTWFIPDTNGMPPAYAGWIFAGLIVLARVCASGIVTLRSAVWRSNYPTASRAQIVGRITVVNMATLAVLTTAGALLLDQMPASYAVMYPVFAAISAIGIYEFSRIRVRGEALHLREQPRIQRRGGVLRTYADQVSAGLALLREDRVFAKYQWFQFLLGVSFMFAAPSLYYMVSKEMTDPDRQYTLAVIVLSLIPVVASTLSIQFWAPLYDSMSLFRFRTIQSGIIVICQATILVGALTDQLWVVAVGMLLQGVCFGGGALAWQLGQHAFAGPDRIAQYMGVHVMLTGVRGCLAPFFGVGLYYLIGRPVFAVSLFFSAIGVAGYWWMSRKYVLPLEKV, encoded by the coding sequence GTGCTGCGGCGTGATGATTCCCCAACCAGTTGGCCGCAGCGTTTGAGCCAACTGGTGGCGTTCTCGCCGGCACGCCAGCCCTACATGGTGCGGCGAAACTACCGCCACGAGATCAAGTCAGCGTTCACGTTTCCACTCGCGATGGCAATGGCCGAAGGGGCGTTCGCGGGAGTGGTGGCCGGCAAGTACTTCGATGCGTCGCAGTTGCTGTTGGCGGTTATCACGGCGGCCCCGATGTTCGGGAACATCGTCGCGCTGTTCTGGGGCCAGGTCGCCGAGGGCCGGCGGAAGGTGCCGGTCATCAATGCTCTGCAGCTCGGTGTGGCGCTGGCCGTGGGAGCGGTGGGACTGACATGGTTCATCCCCGACACGAACGGAATGCCGCCCGCGTACGCCGGCTGGATTTTCGCCGGCCTGATCGTTCTGGCACGCGTCTGCGCCAGCGGGATCGTCACGCTCCGCAGCGCGGTCTGGCGGAGCAACTATCCGACTGCCAGCCGGGCCCAGATTGTCGGGCGGATCACCGTCGTGAACATGGCCACGCTCGCGGTGCTGACCACCGCGGGCGCGCTGCTGCTGGATCAGATGCCGGCCAGTTACGCCGTGATGTATCCGGTCTTCGCCGCCATCAGTGCGATCGGCATTTACGAGTTCAGCCGAATCCGCGTTCGTGGCGAGGCGTTGCACCTTCGCGAACAGCCCCGGATCCAGCGTCGCGGCGGGGTGTTGCGGACATACGCCGACCAGGTCTCGGCCGGCCTCGCGTTGCTCCGTGAGGATCGCGTCTTTGCCAAGTACCAGTGGTTTCAGTTCCTGCTCGGCGTGAGTTTCATGTTCGCCGCGCCGAGCCTGTACTACATGGTCAGCAAGGAGATGACCGATCCCGACCGGCAGTACACGCTTGCGGTGATCGTGCTCTCGCTGATCCCCGTGGTCGCCAGCACGCTCTCGATTCAGTTCTGGGCACCGTTGTACGACTCGATGAGCTTGTTCCGCTTCCGCACGATCCAGAGCGGGATCATCGTCATCTGTCAGGCCACCATTCTCGTGGGTGCGCTGACCGATCAGCTCTGGGTGGTCGCCGTCGGGATGCTGTTACAGGGCGTCTGCTTCGGTGGCGGGGCGTTGGCGTGGCAACTCGGCCAGCACGCGTTCGCCGGCCCCGACCGGATCGCGCAATACATGGGCGTCCACGTCATGCTCACCGGCGTGCGAGGTTGCTTGGCACCGTTTTTCGGTGTCGGGCTGTACTACCTGATCGGTCGGCCGGTGTTCGCGGTGAGCCTGTTCTTCAGCGCGATCGGCGTGGCGGGGTACTGGTGGATGAGCCGAAAGTACGTCCTGCCGTTGGAGAAGGTCTGA